From a region of the Buteo buteo chromosome 7, bButBut1.hap1.1, whole genome shotgun sequence genome:
- the AMOTL2 gene encoding angiomotin-like protein 2 isoform X1 — translation MRTAEDSNGTVLHRLIQEQLRYGNLTENRTLLAIQQQALRGGGGAGSPRSSLESLSPEESQMVQQSTRQEPQGQEHHSDHVYLENSVYRLCQPQHKGEELPTYEEAKAHSQYYASQRGGQQPGGVSPGIRGENCPRGAESGTRRPDEGLKDLKHGHVRSLSERLMRMSLERNGAKAQSPISASHSYPQLSRHHQLAALRGQHPEGPEPRGPPPEYPYVIPSQDTYLAEPRPCSREGPGFQHPEIRVLPTHVPTTFLPPPGTLCPGTLGPAGVEALVSAQAVSASSRLARADAVLRENERLQRESEKLRRELESCAEKASCIQKLESEIQRISEDYENLVKASSKREALEKAMRNKRDGEMRRLQDFNRDLKERLESANKQLASKTQESQESNQGSVAKLLAQSYEHQQEKEKLEREVSLLRSANEDQRRRAELLEQALSSAQARAAKAEAELRKKRAYVEKVERLQAALGQLQAACEKREQLELRLRTRLEQELKMLRAQQRHAGAASGGTPELSAHTLSEQLREKEEKILALEADMTKWEQKYLEECTMRQFAMDAAATAAAQRDTTLISHSPRHSPNSSFNEDLLLASHKHQEMENRLKALHAQILEKDAIIKVLQQRSRRDPSKALQGSLRPAKSVPSVFAASAAPSWPGAGQSDRLAEGSSRGSTAGKATAEGAAAPATLPLPSHSKHGSKDGSTQTDGAAESSGQGEGTERLAGLLESSAAARAPDLSDMVEILI, via the exons ATGAGGACGGCAGAGGACTCGAACGGGACGGTCCTGCACCGCCTGATTCAGGAGCAGCTGCGCTACGGGAACCTCACAGAGAACCGCACGCTGCTGGCCATCCAGCAGCAGGCCCTGCGTGGCGGTGGGGGTGCCGGCAGCCCCCGCTCCTCGCTGGAGAGCCTCAGTCCGGAGGAGAGCCAAATGGTGCAGCAGTCCACGCGGCAGGAGCCCCAGGGTCAGGAGCATCACTCTGACCACGTCTACTTGGAGAACAGCGTCTATcggctctgccagccccagcacaaGGGCGAGGAGCTCCCGACCTATGAGGAGGCCAAGGCACATTCCCAGTACTACGCCTCGCAGCGGGGCGGGCAGCAGCCTGGAGGGGTCAGCCCAGGGATTCGGGGTGAAAATTGTCCGCGCGGGGCCGAGAGCGGTACCCGACGCCCCGACGAGGGGCTGAAGGACCTAAAGCATGGCCACGTGCGGTCGCTGAGTGAGCGGCTGATGCGGATGTCGCTGGAGAGGAATGGAGCCAAAGCACAGAGCCCCATCAGTGCTTCCCACAGCTACCCCCAGCTCTCCCGCCACCACCAGCTCGCTGCCCTCCGAGGGCAGCACCCCGAGGGGCCGGAGCCACGGGGACCCCCTCCGGAGTATCCCTATGTCATCCCTTCCCAGGACACTTACCTGGCCGAACCCCGACCCTGCTCCCGGGAAGGTCCTGGATTTCAGCATCCTGAAATCAG ggTGCTGCCCACCCACGTCCCCACCACTTTCCTGCCACCACCGGGCACCCTGTGCCCAGGCACGCTGGGTCCCGCCGGCGTGGAGGCACTGGTGAGTGCCCAGGCAGTCTCGGCCAGCAGCCGCCTAGCCCGGGCAGACGCAGTCCTGCGGGAAAATGAGAGGCTCCAGCGGGAGAGTGAGAAGCTGCGGCGGGAGCTGGAGAGCTGCGCCGAGAAAGCAAGCTGCATCCAGAAG CTGGAGAGCGAGATCCAGCGCATCTCAGAGGATTACGAAAACCTCGTCAAGGCATCTTCCAAGCGGGAAGCCTTGGAGAAAGCCATGAGGAACAAGAGAGATGGCGAGATGCGACGGCTACAGGACTTCAACCGGGACCTGAAAG AGCGGTTGGAATCGGCGAACAAGCAGCTGGCCAGCAAGACCCAGGAAAGCCAGGAGAGCAACCAGGGCAGTGTGGCCAAACTCCTGGCGCAGA GCTATGAGCACCAGCAAGAGAAGGAGAAGCTGGAGCGAGAGGTGTCCCTGCTGCGCAGTGCCAACGAGGACCAGCGGCGgcgggcagagctgctggagcaggcgCTGAGCAGTGCCCAGGCACGGGCGGCCAAGGCAGAAGCTGAGCTGCGGAAGAAGCGAGCCTACGTGGAGAAGGTGGAGcggctgcaggcagccctgggcCAGCTCCAGGCTGCCTGTGAAAAACGGGAGCAGCTCGAGCTGCGGCTCCGCACCCgcctggagcaggagctgaagATGCTGCGGGCTCAGCAG AGGCACGCAGGTGCCGCAAGCGGGGGGACGCCGGAGCTGAGTGCCCACACGCTCtctgagcagctgagggagaaggaggagaagatcCTGGCCCTGGAGGCTGACATGACCAAGTGGGAGCAGAAGTACCTGGAGGAGTGCACCATGCGGCAGTTTGCCATGGATGCTGCAGCCACCGCGGCCGCCCAGCGGGACACCACCCTCATCAGCCATTCCCCGCGGCACTCCCCCAACAGCAGCTTCAACGAGGATCTCCTCCTGGCCAGCCACAAGCACCAGGAGATGGAGAACAG gtTAAAAGCCCTTCATGCCCAAATCCTGGAGAAGGATGCCATCATCAAGGTCCTGCAGCAGCGCTCGCGGAGGGACCCCAGCAAAGCCCTCCAAGGCTCCCTGCGGCCAGCCAAGTCCGTGCCCTCTGTCTTTgccgcctccgccgccccgAGCTGGCCGGGGGCTGGCCAGAGCGACCGGCTGGCCGAGGGCAGCTCCCGGGGCAGCACAG CAGGCAAAGCCACTGCCGAAGGGGCAGCAGCGCCCGCCaccctccctctgccctcccacTCCAAGCACGGCAGCAAGGACGGCAGCACGCAGACGGACGGGGCGGCCGAAAGCAGCGGCCAGGGCGAGGGCACTGAGCGCCTGGCTGGTTTGCTGG agagcTCGGCTGCCGCTAGAGCCCCGGACCTGTCTGACATGGTGGAGATCCTGATTTAA
- the AMOTL2 gene encoding angiomotin-like protein 2 isoform X2 yields MRTAEDSNGTVLHRLIQEQLRYGNLTENRTLLAIQQQALRGGGGAGSPRSSLESLSPEESQMVQQSTRQEPQGQEHHSDHVYLENSVYRLCQPQHKGEELPTYEEAKAHSQYYASQRGGQQPGGVSPGIRGENCPRGAESGTRRPDEGLKDLKHGHVRSLSERLMRMSLERNGAKAQSPISASHSYPQLSRHHQLAALRGQHPEGPEPRGPPPEYPYVIPSQDTYLAEPRPCSREGPGFQHPEIRVLPTHVPTTFLPPPGTLCPGTLGPAGVEALVSAQAVSASSRLARADAVLRENERLQRESEKLRRELESCAEKASCIQKLESEIQRISEDYENLVKASSKREALEKAMRNKRDGEMRRLQDFNRDLKERLESANKQLASKTQESQESNQGSVAKLLAQSYEHQQEKEKLEREVSLLRSANEDQRRRAELLEQALSSAQARAAKAEAELRKKRAYVEKVERLQAALGQLQAACEKREQLELRLRTRLEQELKMLRAQQRHAGAASGGTPELSAHTLSEQLREKEEKILALEADMTKWEQKYLEECTMRQFAMDAAATAAAQRDTTLISHSPRHSPNSSFNEDLLLASHKHQEMENRLKALHAQILEKDAIIKVLQQRSRRDPSKALQGSLRPAKSVPSVFAASAAPSWPGAGQSDRLAEGSSRGSTGKATAEGAAAPATLPLPSHSKHGSKDGSTQTDGAAESSGQGEGTERLAGLLESSAAARAPDLSDMVEILI; encoded by the exons ATGAGGACGGCAGAGGACTCGAACGGGACGGTCCTGCACCGCCTGATTCAGGAGCAGCTGCGCTACGGGAACCTCACAGAGAACCGCACGCTGCTGGCCATCCAGCAGCAGGCCCTGCGTGGCGGTGGGGGTGCCGGCAGCCCCCGCTCCTCGCTGGAGAGCCTCAGTCCGGAGGAGAGCCAAATGGTGCAGCAGTCCACGCGGCAGGAGCCCCAGGGTCAGGAGCATCACTCTGACCACGTCTACTTGGAGAACAGCGTCTATcggctctgccagccccagcacaaGGGCGAGGAGCTCCCGACCTATGAGGAGGCCAAGGCACATTCCCAGTACTACGCCTCGCAGCGGGGCGGGCAGCAGCCTGGAGGGGTCAGCCCAGGGATTCGGGGTGAAAATTGTCCGCGCGGGGCCGAGAGCGGTACCCGACGCCCCGACGAGGGGCTGAAGGACCTAAAGCATGGCCACGTGCGGTCGCTGAGTGAGCGGCTGATGCGGATGTCGCTGGAGAGGAATGGAGCCAAAGCACAGAGCCCCATCAGTGCTTCCCACAGCTACCCCCAGCTCTCCCGCCACCACCAGCTCGCTGCCCTCCGAGGGCAGCACCCCGAGGGGCCGGAGCCACGGGGACCCCCTCCGGAGTATCCCTATGTCATCCCTTCCCAGGACACTTACCTGGCCGAACCCCGACCCTGCTCCCGGGAAGGTCCTGGATTTCAGCATCCTGAAATCAG ggTGCTGCCCACCCACGTCCCCACCACTTTCCTGCCACCACCGGGCACCCTGTGCCCAGGCACGCTGGGTCCCGCCGGCGTGGAGGCACTGGTGAGTGCCCAGGCAGTCTCGGCCAGCAGCCGCCTAGCCCGGGCAGACGCAGTCCTGCGGGAAAATGAGAGGCTCCAGCGGGAGAGTGAGAAGCTGCGGCGGGAGCTGGAGAGCTGCGCCGAGAAAGCAAGCTGCATCCAGAAG CTGGAGAGCGAGATCCAGCGCATCTCAGAGGATTACGAAAACCTCGTCAAGGCATCTTCCAAGCGGGAAGCCTTGGAGAAAGCCATGAGGAACAAGAGAGATGGCGAGATGCGACGGCTACAGGACTTCAACCGGGACCTGAAAG AGCGGTTGGAATCGGCGAACAAGCAGCTGGCCAGCAAGACCCAGGAAAGCCAGGAGAGCAACCAGGGCAGTGTGGCCAAACTCCTGGCGCAGA GCTATGAGCACCAGCAAGAGAAGGAGAAGCTGGAGCGAGAGGTGTCCCTGCTGCGCAGTGCCAACGAGGACCAGCGGCGgcgggcagagctgctggagcaggcgCTGAGCAGTGCCCAGGCACGGGCGGCCAAGGCAGAAGCTGAGCTGCGGAAGAAGCGAGCCTACGTGGAGAAGGTGGAGcggctgcaggcagccctgggcCAGCTCCAGGCTGCCTGTGAAAAACGGGAGCAGCTCGAGCTGCGGCTCCGCACCCgcctggagcaggagctgaagATGCTGCGGGCTCAGCAG AGGCACGCAGGTGCCGCAAGCGGGGGGACGCCGGAGCTGAGTGCCCACACGCTCtctgagcagctgagggagaaggaggagaagatcCTGGCCCTGGAGGCTGACATGACCAAGTGGGAGCAGAAGTACCTGGAGGAGTGCACCATGCGGCAGTTTGCCATGGATGCTGCAGCCACCGCGGCCGCCCAGCGGGACACCACCCTCATCAGCCATTCCCCGCGGCACTCCCCCAACAGCAGCTTCAACGAGGATCTCCTCCTGGCCAGCCACAAGCACCAGGAGATGGAGAACAG gtTAAAAGCCCTTCATGCCCAAATCCTGGAGAAGGATGCCATCATCAAGGTCCTGCAGCAGCGCTCGCGGAGGGACCCCAGCAAAGCCCTCCAAGGCTCCCTGCGGCCAGCCAAGTCCGTGCCCTCTGTCTTTgccgcctccgccgccccgAGCTGGCCGGGGGCTGGCCAGAGCGACCGGCTGGCCGAGGGCAGCTCCCGGGGCAGCACAG GCAAAGCCACTGCCGAAGGGGCAGCAGCGCCCGCCaccctccctctgccctcccacTCCAAGCACGGCAGCAAGGACGGCAGCACGCAGACGGACGGGGCGGCCGAAAGCAGCGGCCAGGGCGAGGGCACTGAGCGCCTGGCTGGTTTGCTGG agagcTCGGCTGCCGCTAGAGCCCCGGACCTGTCTGACATGGTGGAGATCCTGATTTAA